A stretch of DNA from Rathayibacter sp. VKM Ac-2762:
CGGATCGCGGCGTTGAGGCCCGCAGGAGTGGAGCCGACCTCGTTCGGCACGACGCGGATCCGCGGGTCGGCCGCGCTCAGCTCGGCGACGAGCTGCTCCGTGCCGTCGATGCTCGGGGCGACGGCGAGGACGACGTCGAAGGGGCCGGTGTAGTCCTGGTGCAGCAGCGAGTCGACCGCGGCGCGCACGTGGGCGACCTCGTTGAGGACGGGCATGACGTAGGAGACGCCGGGCAGGTCGGAGAGGTCGTCTTCCGGGATCTCGTGCTGCATGGGTCCAGTTCGTGCGGGAGGAGCGCGGGCGCAGGGATCCACCACCCTACCAGCGGGGAGCGCCGCGCCCCGGGCCGGGCCCGGACGCGGAACAGCCCCCCGGGGACGGATCCTCGAGGGGCTGTGCGCGGCGGCGGAGCACAGCCCCCCGGGGACGGATCCTCGAGGGGCTGTGCGCGGCGGCGGAGGGTCAGCCGGCGGCCATCTGGCCGAGCGTCGCCTTCGCCTGGTAGCTCTGGCCGTTGCGGACGTAGGTCAGCTCGACCGCGGCGTTCGCGGCCTGCGCGCGGACCTGCGCGGTGAGGTCGGACGCGCTCGTGATCGGAGTGCTGTCGATCGCGGTGATGATGTCGCCCTTGGCGAGACCGGCCGCCTGCGCGGCACCGCCTCCGGAGACCTCCTCGATGCGGGCGCCCAGGACGTCCGCGGTCGAGTCGGAGACGCTCGCGCCGAGCAGGCCGTGCGAGGCGGAGCCGTTCGCGATGATCTCCTTCGCGATGCGCTCGGCGATCGCGCTGGGGATCGCGAATCCGACTCCGATGTTGCCGGACTGGCCGCTCGAGGAGGACTGGCCGGCGCTCGCGATCGCGACGTTCACGCCGATCAGCTCGCCGTCGCTGTCGAGCAGCGCGCCGCCGGAGTTGCCCGGGTTGATCGCCGCGTCGGTCTGGATGACGGGCAGCGAGATGGTGCTCTTCGCCTGGGTCGGCGCCTGCTGGCCCGGGATGTCGAAGTTGAACGGGCTCTCGGTGCCGCCGCTCGAGCTGTCGCCCGAGTCGTCCGGAGCCGCCGAGGAGGCGACCTGGATGCTGCGGTTGAGCGCGCTGACGATGCCGTCGGTCACGGTTCCGGAGAGGCCGAGCGGGGCGCCGATGGCGACCGCCGTGTCGCCGACGTTGATCTTGGTGGAGTCCGCGAACGTCATCGGGCTGAGGTCGGTCGCGCCGGTCAGCTTGATGACGGCGAGGTCGAGGGTCGGGTCGGTGCCGACGACGGTCGCGTCGAAGATCCGGCCGTCGCTGGTCGTGACCGAGACGGCGCCGTTCGCGATCTCGCCGTCGAGGGTGACCACGTGGGTGTTGGTCAGGACGTAGCCGTCCTTCGAGAGCACGATGCCCGATCCGGTGCCGGCGGACGAGCTGCCGCTCACCGCGATGGTGACGACGCTCGGAGTGGCCTTGGCGGCGACCGCGGTGGCGGTCGTCGCGTCCTCGGCGTTGTTGACCGTGATCGTCTGCGAGCCGCCGGCGGAGACCACGCGGGTCCCGCCGCCGTTGGAGGCGGACCAGAGGCCGAACACGCCGGCTCCCGCGACTCCGCCCACGACCGCGCCGATGGCGAGCGCCGCGACGACGCCCACTCCGGCTCGGCGCTTCGTGGCGGTGGGGGCGGGGGTGTACTCGGCGCCCGGGCCGAAGGGGCTCGAGGAGGGCGGCTCCTCGGAGCCGTGCAGGGTGTTCGCGGCGGGCGGCGCGTACTGCCCGTAGCGGGCGGGCTGGGAGACGGGCTGCGCCTCGTTGCCGGCCGTCGCGTTCGGCGTGTACGGCGGCTGGGGGGCCGAGGAGGAGGGGTAGGGGACGGTCGGGTTCTCGCTCTCGCGGTGCGCTCCGCCCCGGTGGATCGGCTCGGTGGGCCCGGTGGTCGAGGACGACGCTCCGGAGCTCTCGCCGGGGGTGCGCTCGGTCGCCTCTCGGGCGCCGGACTCCGTCGGCGTGGTGGGTTCCTCCGGCTGACGAGGACCCTCGTGACTCTCGGTCATGGGTGCTGCTCCTTCCAAGCGGGGATAGCTTGGCGATCGTACCTGGGGGTTTCTTATGACGGGCCTGCGAGCGGGAAATGAAACCGGCCGGACTGCTCGAGCGGGCACACTGGGCACGTGAGCATTCCCGGATCCTGGTCCCGCGCCGCGGCGGGCGCCGGCCTCCTCGGCCCCGGCGGCGAGGTCGCCGCCACCGTCTTCAGCGAGATGAGCGCGCTCGCCCTGCGCACCGGAGCGGTGAACCTCGGCCAGGGCTTCCCGGACGAGGACGGCCCGCGCGAGATCCTCGACGCCGCGCGCGACGCCATCGCGTCCGGGCTCAACCAGTACCCGCCGGGTCCCGGCTTCCCCGTCCTGCGCGAGGCGATCGCCGCGCACCGGCTGCGCTTCTCCGGGATCGCCCTCGACCCCGACGGCGAGGTCCTCGTCACCACGGGCGCCACCGAGGCCCTGGCCGCGGCTCTGCTGGGCCTGCTCGAGCCGGGCGACGAGGTCGTCACCTTCACTCCCCACTACGACGCCTACGGAGCCCTGATCGCCCTCGCCGGAGGGGTGCATCGCACCGTGCTCCTGCGCGGCCCCTCCTTCGCGGTCGACCACGACGAGCTGACCGCCGCAGTGAGCGACCGCACGCGCGTCATCCTGGTGAACGACCCGCACAACCCGACCGGTGCCGTCCTCCCGGCCGAGACCCGCGAGCTGATCGTGCGGCTCGCCGAGCGGCACGACGCCGTGATCCTGACGGACGAGGTCTACGAGCACCTGCGCTTCGACACCCCGCACGTCCCGCTGGCCTCCCTTCCCGGAGCCTTCGAGCGGACGCTGTCCGTCTCCTCGGCGGGCAAGACCTTCAGCACCACGGGCTGGAAGATCGGCTGGGTGACGGGCCCGCGCGAGCTGATCACGGCCGTCCTCGCCGTGAAGCAGTTCCTCACCTACGTCAGCGGCTCGACGTTCCAGGGGGCCGTCGCCCTCGGGCTCGGGCTCCCGGACGCCTTCTTCACCGGCGCGGCGCAGACTCTTGCGGCCAAGAAGGACCTGCTGTCGGCGGGCCTGGCTGCTGCGGGCTTCGGCGTCGCGCCCTCCTCGGGCGGCTACTTCGTCGTCGCGGACGCGGCACCGCTCGGCTACGACGACGGGGTCGCGCTCTGCCGGGCGCTCCCGGATCTCGCGGGAGTGGTGGCGGTGCCCGTGTCGGCGTTCTGCCGCCCCGAGGACGCCGCTCCCTACCGCTCGCTCGTCCGCTTCGCCTTCTGCAAGCGGTTCGAGGTGCTGGAGACGGCGGTCGCGGGCCTCGCCCGCATGGCGCGCTGAGGAGCCGGCCTCAGCGGATTCGGTCGGATGCCCGGCGCCGTCGGGCCGGGGCGGCGGTCAGAGCGGCAGCACCCGGAAGCGCCGCAGCGCCAGAGCGGGGTTCTTCGCGCGCGCCGCGTCGATCCGCTCGCGCGAGACCCAGGCGACGGCGACATCCTCGACCTCGCCGAGGGTGACGGTCTCGACGCCCATCGGATCGACGATCATGCTCGTGCCGACCCCGATCGGCGGGGTCTGGTCGGCTGCGACGAGGTACACCGTGTTCTCGAGCGCGCGGGCGGTGACCAGCGTCCGCCAGTGCGCCTCCTTGAGCGGGCCGCGCACCCACTCGGCCGGTGCCGCGATGACGTCGACCCCGGCGTCGACCAGCCAGCGGCTGACCTCCGGGAAGCGCAGGTCGTAGCAGGTCTGCAGCCCGACGACGAGGCCGCCGACCTCGAACGTCTCGGGTGCGGCGATCTCCCCCGCGGCGACCCACTCCGACTCGGTCTGGCCGAAGGCGTCGTACAGGTGCAGCTTGCGGTAGCGGGCCACGAGCGCGCCCTCGGGGTCGAGCGCGACGAGCGTGTTCGCGATGCGGCGCCCGTCCACCGCCTCGACCATGCCCGCCACGAGGTGGATCCGGAGCTCGCGCGCGAGCGCCGCGAGAGCCGTGACGAACGGGCCGTCGAGCGCCTCGCCCGCCGCGACCAGCTCGGGCCCGAGCGGATCGGTGAAGGCGGAGCTGTACTCCGGCAGCACCACCATGCTCGCGCCGCGCTCGGCGGCGATCCGGGCCAGGCGCCCGATCGTCGCGATGTTCGCCTCCCGGTCCGTCGAGGGGGCGAACTGCGCCACGGCCATGCCGACGGCGCCGGTCATCAGCTCGGCGGGTAGAGGAAGAGGGCGACCTGGGAGGCCGGGATGGTGCGCTTGTGGTACGCGTGGTCGTTGCCCCAGTTGTACTCCTCGAGCGAGACCGTGCCGTCGGAGTTGACGGCCTGCACGTAGGCGACGTGGTTGCCGGTGAACCAGGCGACCGCGCCGGGGACGGGCGTGCTGCTGGTCACCCAGCCGTGGGAGGCCCACTGGCCGGCCCACGCGTAGGCGCTGCCTCCGCCCGGGGTCATGTTGCCCCAGGTCCACTTGAAGGGTGCGCTCGTCGAGCCCTGGTCGCGGTTGATCCGCCAGGCGACGAAGTCGACGCACTCGCGGTAGTAGTACCGCAGCGGCGAGAGGCCGCCGCCCTGGTCGTCGGTGAGCTGGTCGCGCCAGGGGTAGTCGTCGCCCTCCTCGCGGGGCGTGACCGAGGTGCTGGTGCCGCCGCTGCCCGCGGCGGCGCCGTCCGCGCCGGTCGTGCCTGCCGCGGCCTGCGCCTCCTGGGCGAGGCGGGCGGTCTCGGCGTCGCGGGCGGCCTGCTCGGCAGCGGCGAGCGCGCGCGCCTGGGCGGCCGCCTCGTCGAGCTGGGCCTGGGTCGGTGCGGTGAAGGAGTCGCGGATGACCTGCTCCTGGACCGCGGTCGGCGCGACGGTGAGCTTCTGGTTGCCGAGCGCCTGCACGCGGGCGGCGGCCTCGACGGCGGCCTGCGAATCGGGTGCCGGGTCGAAGGAGTAGGCGGGGAGCGCGGAGACCGCCACGAGGCCCGCGATGGCGGCGAGGGCGACCGTGCTGACGGTCGCGCGGAAGACACGGCCCCGGCGGCGCCGCACGGGGCGGACGGGCGTGAGGACCGGAGTGGCGACGCGTGCCGCGGGCAGCGCGTGCGGCGCCTGCCGCGGGCTCCGCCGGGTCGGGCGGTCGCCGAGCCCCTCGTTCGAGCCGTCGTCCCCGCGTTCGTCCCTCACAGCAGCACCCCTCGCATCGAGATCGAGCCTAACGTGCGGGCCGGTCCGGCACACGCGTCGGCGCGGAGCGTCGGGAGGCCGGTCCGCGGATGCGGGTCGCGCGAGACCGGCTCGCGGTCGGCGGCGCCGCGGGCGGATCCGACGGTGACGCGGACGGGCGACCGGAGTAGCGTCCGGAGCGGAGCGGGCGCGACGGTGCGGCCGCGGGACGGAGGACGGCGATGATCCGGAGCGAGAGGGCCTTCAGCGGCTTCAGCGTGGACGACGTGGAGGCGGCGCGGGCCTTCTACGGCGGAGTGCTCGGGCTCGAGGTCGAGCTGAACGCGATGGGGATCCTCGACATCCGGCTGCCGGGCGGAGGCCGCGCGATCGCGTACCCGAAGCCGGACCACGAGCCGGCGTCGTTCACGATCCTGAACTTCTCGGTGGAGGACGTCGACGCGGCGGTCGCCGAGCTGCACGCGGCAGGCGTCACCACGGCGATCTACGACGACCCGTCGCTGCCGACCGATGCGGACGGAGTGATGCGCGGCCACGGGCCGACGATCTGCTGGTTCCGCGATCCGGCGGGCAACGTGCTGAGCGTGATCGAGGGCGATTGAGGTCTCCGCCCGCCCACTGTCAGCCGCGGGCAGCACGTCCGCGACCTGTGTTAACGACGAAAGCCGGCCCTTCTCAGGACCGGCTTTCGCTTTCTTGTTGCGGGGGCAGGATTTGAACCTACGACCTCTGGGTTATGAGCCCAGCGAGCTACCGAACTGCTCCACCCCGCGGCACAAGAAGAGACATTACACGCGTTCCGGCGCCGGTGCAAATCGACGCGGCGGTGGGAGCGGGCTCCGGTCTCAGGCGGGCTTGGCGGCGCGCAGCGCGGCGCTCCCGTCCACGCTCAGCCCGACCGCCGTCAGGGCGGCTGCGAGCTCGGACGAGGTGCGCGACCAGGTGCGGACGTCGGCGTCGACGGGAGCGGACGACGACGCGGCGACGAGCACCGCGCCGCCGGGGGCGACGAACCACTCCACCAGCCGCGCCCACTCCTCCAGGTCGGGGAGCCACGAGACGACGCCGGCGCTGCAGAGCACGACGTCGAACGAGTCGGGCTCCGGCAGCATGTGCCGCAGCTCGTAGAGGTTCGCGCAGACGAAGCGGGCGGAGCCGGCGAGGTCCCTGTCCGCGGCGGCGGCGCGTGCTCGGCGCACCGCGGGCATCGAGAAGTCGACGCCCACCACGCGGGCGCCGCGCTCGGCGAGCTCGAGCGCGTCGAGCCCGTCGCCCGAGCCGAGCTGGAGGATCCTCGGCCCGGGGTCGAGGAGCGCCGCGGTGACGAGCTCCGGGTGGAGCGCACCCTCGCCGGTGCGCTCCTCCCAGTACGTGCGGTTCAGCTCGAGCCACTCCCCCGAGCGGAGGTGCTCGCCGCGGTCGACCTGCACCATGCGGGCTACTGGCCGCCCTCGGCCTGCAGCGCCCGCGAGAGCGCCTCGGTCAGCTGCTCGTCCGCCGCCGCGAAGGCGGTGAGGTCGCCCGCCTTGAGGGCGTTCTCGCGAGCCGTGAGTGCGTCCCGCGCGTCGTTCAGCGCCTGCTGCAGCGCCGTCTGGTCGCCCGTGGCCGGCGTGGAGCCGGTGCCGCCGGTCGTGCCGCCCGCGTCGCCTCCGGTGTCGCCGCCCGAGGTGCCGGTGCCGGCGTCCGGAGTCGTCGGCGTGCCGGTGTCGCCCGCGTCGGCTCCCGAGTCGCCGCCGAAGAGGCTGTCGAGGGCCGCGTCGAGGGTGTCCTCGAAGGCGATGTCGTCACCGAACGCGACCAGCACCTTCTGCAGGAGCGGGAAGCTCGTGTCTCCGTTGGAGCGCACGTAGATCGGCTGGACGTAGAGCAGGCCGCCGCCGACCGGCAGCGTGAGCAGATTGCCCCTCGTGACGGTGGTGTCGCCGCGGGAGAGGATGTTCAGCTCGTTCGCGACCGTCGGGTCGGTGGTGAACGCGTTCTGCACCTGGCCGGGGCCGGGCACCGTGTCGTCCTTCGGCAGCTCGAGCAGGCGGAGCGTGCCGTAGCCGTCGGCCACGGAGCCCGCCGTCGAGCCGGCGTCGGAGTCGGCCACGAGGTAGCCGGTCAGCACGTTGCGGCTGGCCTGCGCGCCCTGGACGCTCGCCGGGATGTACGTCGAGTAGAGCGAGTACGACGGCACGTCCTGATCCGGCGTCTGCAGCGTCAGGTAGTACGGAGGCTGCAGGCTGGTGCCGGTCGCGGCGGCCGTGGTCGCGGCTCCGCTCGTCGGGTCGTTCGGCGTCGCCCAGGCGTCCTCGCGGGAGTAGAAGGAGCCCGCGTCGGTGACGTGGTAGGTGCCGAGGACCGCGCGCTGGACCTTGAAGAGGTCCTCCGGGTACCGGACGTGGCTGAGCAGCTCGCCCGACATGTCGCTCACGGGCTTCACCGTGGTCGGGAAGATCTTCTGCCAGGTCTGCAGGATCGGGTCCTCGGTGTCCCACGCGTAGAGCGTGACGCTGCCGTCGTACGCGTCGACGGTCGCCTTCACCGAGTTGCGGATGTAGTTGACGTCGTCGGTCGGGAACTGCTGCTGCGTGTTCGTGTCGGCGATCGCCTGCGAGAGGCTCTGCACCTCCGAGTACGGGTAGTCGGCCGAGGTGGTGTACCCGTCGACGACCCACTTCACGCGGCCGTCGACGACGGTCGGGTAGGCGTCGGAGTCGAGCTTGAGGTACGGCGCGACCTTCTGGACGCGCTGCACGGGATCGCGGTCGTAGAGGATCTGCGAGTCGTCGTTCACGCCGTCCGAGAGGAAGATCTGCTCGGACTGGAACTTGATCGCGTAGACGAGCTTCTTGAAGACGTTGTCGAGAGCGGGGCCGCCCTCGCCGTCGAAGGTCGTGTAGGTCTGCTGCGCGCCGTCGGTGCCCGAGGGGTAGTCGAGCTCGATGTCGCGCGAGTCGTTGCCGCCCACGATCGAGTACGGCGGGGAGTTCTCGCCGAAGTAGATCCGCGGCTCGTAGTCGCCGAGGTCGCCCGTCGTCGGGACGCCGGACTCGATGAACACCGGCTCGCCGTCGGCCGATCGCTGGTTGCCGTACGCGGCGACCAGGCCGTAGCCGTGGGTGTAGACCAGCGTCTGGTTGTACCAGGTCTGGTTGGTGCCGAGGCCGTTGAGGTTCAGCTCGCGGACGCCGACCACGGCGTCCTGCGTCGATCCGTCGATGGAGTAGCGGTCGACGTCGAGCGCGTTCTGCGTGTCGCCGAACTTGTAGTACTGGCGGAACTGCTGCAGCTGCGAGAACGCGTCGGTGACGACGGCGGGGTCGAGGATGCGGATGTTCGCGGTGGTCTCGGCGTCCGAGCGCAGGGCGCCCGGCTCCGCGTCGGTGGTCGCGTCGTAGGGGATGACGTCGACGTCGCTGACGCCGTAGGCCTGGCGCGTCATGTCGATGTTGTTCTGGATGAAGGGCTGCTCGAGCGTGCGCTCGTTGGGCTCGACCTGGAACTTCTGCACGATCCAGGGGTAGAGGGAGCCGACGAGCAGGCTCGACACGATCAGCAGCGCGGTGCCGATGACCGGGAAGCGCCAGCGGCCGATGAAGGCGGTGACGACGAAGAGGATCGCGACCAGCGCCGCGATGCCGGCCAGGATCTGCAGGCCCGGGATCGTCGCGTTGACGGTGGAGTAGGTGGCGCCGGTGATGCGGGGCCCCTGCTGCGCGAGCGTCGCGTACTGGTCGAGCCAGAGGCTGACCGCCTGCACGGCGAGGTAGAGGGCGGCGATGACCGCCAGCTGGATGCGCGAGGCCTTCGAGATGCGGATCTCGCGGCCGTTCACCCGGATCGCTCCGTAGAGGTAGCCGGTGGCGAGGGTCGCGAACGCCGAGATCAGCAGGACCGCCGACGCGAAGCCGACGATGCTCTGGTAGAAGGGCAGCTCGAAGAGGTAGAACGACGTGTCGAGGCCGAACTGCGGATCCGTGGTGCCCGAGGGCGTGCGGTTCCAGAAGGTGAGGCTCGTCTGCCAGCGGGTGGCGGAGGAGACGCCGGCGAAGAGGCCGAGCACCGCGGGGATCCCGAAGGTGGCCAGGCGCCGCAGCGGCTCCACGACCTGCTGGTAGCGGTCGATCTGCGAGTTGAGCTTCGCGTAGACCGGCCGGAGGCGGTACGCCAGCATCAGGCTGATGAACACCGGCACGGCCATGGCGA
This window harbors:
- a CDS encoding trypsin-like peptidase domain-containing protein, translating into MTESHEGPRQPEEPTTPTESGAREATERTPGESSGASSSTTGPTEPIHRGGAHRESENPTVPYPSSSAPQPPYTPNATAGNEAQPVSQPARYGQYAPPAANTLHGSEEPPSSSPFGPGAEYTPAPTATKRRAGVGVVAALAIGAVVGGVAGAGVFGLWSASNGGGTRVVSAGGSQTITVNNAEDATTATAVAAKATPSVVTIAVSGSSSAGTGSGIVLSKDGYVLTNTHVVTLDGEIANGAVSVTTSDGRIFDATVVGTDPTLDLAVIKLTGATDLSPMTFADSTKINVGDTAVAIGAPLGLSGTVTDGIVSALNRSIQVASSAAPDDSGDSSSGGTESPFNFDIPGQQAPTQAKSTISLPVIQTDAAINPGNSGGALLDSDGELIGVNVAIASAGQSSSSGQSGNIGVGFAIPSAIAERIAKEIIANGSASHGLLGASVSDSTADVLGARIEEVSGGGAAQAAGLAKGDIITAIDSTPITSASDLTAQVRAQAANAAVELTYVRNGQSYQAKATLGQMAAG
- a CDS encoding aminotransferase class I/II-fold pyridoxal phosphate-dependent enzyme, which codes for MSIPGSWSRAAAGAGLLGPGGEVAATVFSEMSALALRTGAVNLGQGFPDEDGPREILDAARDAIASGLNQYPPGPGFPVLREAIAAHRLRFSGIALDPDGEVLVTTGATEALAAALLGLLEPGDEVVTFTPHYDAYGALIALAGGVHRTVLLRGPSFAVDHDELTAAVSDRTRVILVNDPHNPTGAVLPAETRELIVRLAERHDAVILTDEVYEHLRFDTPHVPLASLPGAFERTLSVSSAGKTFSTTGWKIGWVTGPRELITAVLAVKQFLTYVSGSTFQGAVALGLGLPDAFFTGAAQTLAAKKDLLSAGLAAAGFGVAPSSGGYFVVADAAPLGYDDGVALCRALPDLAGVVAVPVSAFCRPEDAAPYRSLVRFAFCKRFEVLETAVAGLARMAR
- a CDS encoding carbon-nitrogen hydrolase family protein, whose translation is MTGAVGMAVAQFAPSTDREANIATIGRLARIAAERGASMVVLPEYSSAFTDPLGPELVAAGEALDGPFVTALAALARELRIHLVAGMVEAVDGRRIANTLVALDPEGALVARYRKLHLYDAFGQTESEWVAAGEIAAPETFEVGGLVVGLQTCYDLRFPEVSRWLVDAGVDVIAAPAEWVRGPLKEAHWRTLVTARALENTVYLVAADQTPPIGVGTSMIVDPMGVETVTLGEVEDVAVAWVSRERIDAARAKNPALALRRFRVLPL
- a CDS encoding CHAP domain-containing protein — its product is MRDERGDDGSNEGLGDRPTRRSPRQAPHALPAARVATPVLTPVRPVRRRRGRVFRATVSTVALAAIAGLVAVSALPAYSFDPAPDSQAAVEAAARVQALGNQKLTVAPTAVQEQVIRDSFTAPTQAQLDEAAAQARALAAAEQAARDAETARLAQEAQAAAGTTGADGAAAGSGGTSTSVTPREEGDDYPWRDQLTDDQGGGLSPLRYYYRECVDFVAWRINRDQGSTSAPFKWTWGNMTPGGGSAYAWAGQWASHGWVTSSTPVPGAVAWFTGNHVAYVQAVNSDGTVSLEEYNWGNDHAYHKRTIPASQVALFLYPPS
- a CDS encoding VOC family protein; its protein translation is MIRSERAFSGFSVDDVEAARAFYGGVLGLEVELNAMGILDIRLPGGGRAIAYPKPDHEPASFTILNFSVEDVDAAVAELHAAGVTTAIYDDPSLPTDADGVMRGHGPTICWFRDPAGNVLSVIEGD
- a CDS encoding methyltransferase domain-containing protein, with the protein product MVQVDRGEHLRSGEWLELNRTYWEERTGEGALHPELVTAALLDPGPRILQLGSGDGLDALELAERGARVVGVDFSMPAVRRARAAAADRDLAGSARFVCANLYELRHMLPEPDSFDVVLCSAGVVSWLPDLEEWARLVEWFVAPGGAVLVAASSSAPVDADVRTWSRTSSELAAALTAVGLSVDGSAALRAAKPA
- a CDS encoding UPF0182 family protein, which codes for MSSTATETPPRKRRSVLAVTVVVVAVLVVAFFVFAGLYTDILWYDQLGFLSVLTTQWAAAGGLFVIGFVAMAVPVFISLMLAYRLRPVYAKLNSQIDRYQQVVEPLRRLATFGIPAVLGLFAGVSSATRWQTSLTFWNRTPSGTTDPQFGLDTSFYLFELPFYQSIVGFASAVLLISAFATLATGYLYGAIRVNGREIRISKASRIQLAVIAALYLAVQAVSLWLDQYATLAQQGPRITGATYSTVNATIPGLQILAGIAALVAILFVVTAFIGRWRFPVIGTALLIVSSLLVGSLYPWIVQKFQVEPNERTLEQPFIQNNIDMTRQAYGVSDVDVIPYDATTDAEPGALRSDAETTANIRILDPAVVTDAFSQLQQFRQYYKFGDTQNALDVDRYSIDGSTQDAVVGVRELNLNGLGTNQTWYNQTLVYTHGYGLVAAYGNQRSADGEPVFIESGVPTTGDLGDYEPRIYFGENSPPYSIVGGNDSRDIELDYPSGTDGAQQTYTTFDGEGGPALDNVFKKLVYAIKFQSEQIFLSDGVNDDSQILYDRDPVQRVQKVAPYLKLDSDAYPTVVDGRVKWVVDGYTTSADYPYSEVQSLSQAIADTNTQQQFPTDDVNYIRNSVKATVDAYDGSVTLYAWDTEDPILQTWQKIFPTTVKPVSDMSGELLSHVRYPEDLFKVQRAVLGTYHVTDAGSFYSREDAWATPNDPTSGAATTAAATGTSLQPPYYLTLQTPDQDVPSYSLYSTYIPASVQGAQASRNVLTGYLVADSDAGSTAGSVADGYGTLRLLELPKDDTVPGPGQVQNAFTTDPTVANELNILSRGDTTVTRGNLLTLPVGGGLLYVQPIYVRSNGDTSFPLLQKVLVAFGDDIAFEDTLDAALDSLFGGDSGADAGDTGTPTTPDAGTGTSGGDTGGDAGGTTGGTGSTPATGDQTALQQALNDARDALTARENALKAGDLTAFAAADEQLTEALSRALQAEGGQ